In the Ciconia boyciana chromosome 25, ASM3463844v1, whole genome shotgun sequence genome, TTGCCTCTGAAAGAGCACAGCACTGAGCTTGTTTTTGATCTTGAACCAATGTAGAGCACAAGGAGAGTGAAGCTTAATGGACTTGACCCTGGCCTTTAAACATGAGGTCTgagagagttttctttttttgcatctgtCCTTAATAGCCTCTTTCTTGTTGGTAAGCAAGGTAATGGGAAAGGCAGGACAACTTATGCAAGTGTAAATTGGAAATAATTCCGAGGAAGCCTCTAGGAAAAGCTTGGTAAATAATGGGACAGTCAGTAAGAAGTCCCGTGGTACTTGAGTAAAATGGGGCAGAGTTGGGAAATCTGGCACACTTCAGAtgtactgatttttcttttggctgcttcccctcctgcccatcTACCCCCTGGGCATGTGGGAGGCCTTGGGGGTGTTTGAGTACCGTGATCTGAAAAACATGGATGTGCAAGGAGCTGAGGATGTGAGTGTCCGCAGTGAGTCAGGGGTGCGTTGGCAGGCTGGATCCAGGCTTCAGCTCCTGAGAAGTTGGGCTCCAAGGTGCAGAAGAAagctggctgtgcccctctCCCCGGGACTGTCACTGCTGACAGCAAAACCACAGGGCTTGGCTTCACGGCATGGTGAAATTGCAGGGTACGGCTCTGGTGGAACTAAATAAAGCTCTGCCCTGAATGCTGCCTCCCTCGCAGTTAGACAAGTGACCTATGCTTTTTGCTCCTTGCTGGTTTTTTGGTTACCTCATCCACTAACCACTCCATCCCCTTGTCATGCTCCCTCTGAGTCATGACTTGAGCTGTCTTGGGAATGACAGCTCCATTTCATTCTAActtttagtgggtttttttttcaaaatggatCTATTGCAAAATATCCGGCTGGTTGAAAAGCTGCTTTGTTTAGTTCTGGTTTGGGTTTATTTGCTGGTGTCCCTGTTTAGAAATAGCTGGACCTCAGACATCTCCCTGCTGGAAGTATGATCTCCCTGCAAAATGAGAGCTGGTTTATACATTGTATATTATTCCGGAATTTCTATCTTGTTTTAAACACAAGTTCTAGCTCAGTTTGACTTTGCTTTCAAATATTGGCAAATCCTGTTGCAGCTATATACATGCTTTTGTATTTTAGGCTTAAATACaaagctttgtttaaaagatttatttcattaatttatgaaaaagaacaaagatgcCTTTTGGTTAGTACAGGcttgacatttttgtttctcttaaatAACTTGACCCATGTCTCTCAGACTCCATCATCCAAtttactctttcctttttttttgctcttctctgttttccaggtTCTAGCTGATGCCTAGGCTTCCTTGTAATGATGCCGTCACGTACAAATCTGACTGCTGGGATTCCCAGTAGCAAAGTCAAATATTCCAAGCTTTCCAGCACTGATGATGGATATATTGACCTGCAGGTaaaaagtgaggaagaaaacctttctgctgctgctctgtgaatTAATAGGAAAGGCTGCTATAGCTTTGCATGTGCgtgggaggcagctgctttGTTCATCTCCAGTAGAGCAGCCTCAGCTCAGAAAGGTACAAGCTGCAAGCCACAGCTTCAGCCCTTCTCCTCCAGAAAGCCCATAGAGCTTAACTGGAAACAAGATTGCTTGTTTAATAGGGTCAGATGCGTTTCTTTGGAGGGAGGTGAAAATCAGAGCAGGTCTGGAAGCAATGGGTGTAAACGCTGGCTCAGACAGCAGGGTCTCCCTGCGCAGGGTTCCTTGCAGCAGGGCCATTACaaagccctgcagcagagctgctgcaacaGTGTGTCCCGTGTCATCTCTGCTAGCTGTGGGATTCACATCTCTGCTGTGGTGTGAGGGGAACTGTGCTGAGTTAAGCTGTttaatatttgggtttttttccatccagtTCAAGAAGAGCCCACCAAAAATCCCCTACAAGGCAATTGCACTGGCTGTTGTGCTCTTCATGATTGGGACCTTCCTCATTATCATAGGAGCCCTCCTCTTGGCAGGATACATTAGCAAAGGCGTAAGTGGTTTGATTACACTTTTGTTATGAGTTTTGCATTGCTTGCCCATTCCTCAAAGCCTGCCATGAACCGTCATGTTCAGTGTAGAAATTCAGAGCAAAAGGCCTGTAGGCAAGAAGGTAATCCCCTCCACTGCTGTGCTGGTGTTTGCTGACAGCCCTGTTTCTctggcagcacagccctctgTCTTCAGTTAGCACATCTGGAGCAGGTTCATAGCTGAATTGGAGATCTGCCAGGGAGGGCTGAGTTTCTCTGTCCTCCCTGGGgtacagtttcattttaatgctACATCCCTGCAGTGGTCAGCTTGGAAAAACTTCATGCTGGGATCATCACTCTTCTAGTGAAGGTCATCTGGTAACTTCTGTAGGAGATACCAGACAGCTATATAGGACACAGCACCACTTTTCTCATCTCTCAGTATTTATGATCCGTTGAAAGGGGATCTGTTGTTTGTAGTTGACTTGGTGCTCCTCTGTGGCACACTTCTTTTACCTTGTGCTGTATGGAATTGCTTTACGgttggcagctgctgcttttcgTTGTGGAAACAGCAGTATCGGAAGCAGTCCAGGCACAGATAGGAGAGCTCGCTCTCAGCCAAGCATGCAGCACCCAGCCTGTGGCTGGCAGTTTTGTAATGTGATTAGGGTTAGGAGGAGCCACCCCTCCTATCTGAAGGAGAAGTTCAGTTGAGGGTTtcctgcagcaaggaggagaTGACAGGGAGAGGACTTAGAGCTCAGCCTGAAGAAAACTGAGATATTTCTGATTTAAGatgaatttttatatttttgtcagCTAGCCAGGCCTTAGGGAGGAATAGTTGAGGTAGGGCTTAAACAGGGAAGACACCTCACCCCCAGATCTCTTCTTACTGCACTTGCATATCTCTTCTCTGCAGGGAACGGACCGTGCTATCCCCGTGCTCATCATTGGGATCCTTGTGTTTCTCCCAGGCTTCTACCACCTGCGCATTGCATACTACGCTTCCAAAGGCTACCGGGGCTATTCCTATGACGATATCCCAGATTTTGATGATTGAACAATGTATTTAATCGCATTATAATTAGGTTGGTGGTAAGAGCTGTTAGTTACCCTGGCTATCAGAGGGGGCCTGTAAGATTGTAGATGAAGTACATCAGTCACAAGATGCCAGTTCCTGGTTTTGAGGTGTTGTAGGTTTTTTCAGTTGGGGGGTGGGGACTTGAACACAGAATTGACCAAAAGGATTGCAACATTAGGTGGGAAGAACAtgtgatttgtatttttcctcttttggttACATAATGCTGGTTGCTTGTAAGAAGTTCTTGGGCAAGGCAATTTAGCAATTTTCCAAAGATAGAGCCAGTTTCAGCAGGaaagatatttgtttttctaactgttttatagagtttattttagttttcagtgAGATTGGGTTTACCTTTGCAGACAAACACTGTAGTTAaattctccttttgctttctgtccaTCAGAAATGCTTGCAATCTACTTGTCCTGTGCTTGTCTGGAGTAACAAAAGTCAGGTGTGTACAAGGGGGGAAACTGCACTTGcatgaaataatttacatgTAGTGCGTTTGCTATGCAACTCCTGTGGTCAGACTGACCAAGCTTATTTACtcagcaaacacatttttcagaagcaaactgTTTCCCATGCCACTTACTTTTGGCAAAATCTGCTTATCCTTTAAAAGGACTGGTGTAGGattttgcttattattttaaacaaattgaaTGGATATGGGGAGAAGAATTGGAATCTGGACCAGGACTCAAGTGTCTAAATAccaaaaatgtttgtcttgACTAGCGTGGAGACTGGAGACGCTTGAATTCCAGCTGTCTGTACATATATTTGGAATAATTTTGTCCTTGTGTGTAACTCCCTAGaccagtaaaaagaaaatctctatAGTTTGTACTGAATAAATCCAGTTTGTATTGTTTTGCCAGCTTCAGTGATATGTTATTCAGGGAAAACAGATTGGTAGCTCTATTTTATGTAAAGTAAAAACTGTCTGTCTCCTGATGTGGGAATGAACGCAGTGTCCTGGAGAACAAGTATGTGGCAAGTAGTGATGCAAGTAGATGTATTTAATATGAATAAACTTTGCTATATTCTGTGTACAAATTTTAAGCTTGTCTTTTTCACATTCACAGATCTCTGTGTGCACTAAAAACTGTTCTGGGCAACCAGATTAAGGCTTTAGCTGAATCTGCTGTTGCCTACTGCTTCCAATTGCTAACGTAGTCACTCCAATCAGCATTAGGCTTTGAGCCAGCAGCTTTGGAACAGCTCCATCTGCTCTCCAGGACCCTTGGCCGGCtttggggcagagctggggacctGGGATTACCCTCTGTAGTGCAGCAATCCAGAGTGTCCTGggtgcagcaggaaaaagtgCTTCTTCAGAAGGTTAGGATTGGCTTTTTGAATGTCACCTGCAGTCCTTACTAAATGTGCAAAGACCCCAGACTTCTAATTGCTTTGTTTCGGGGTCTGAATATCCAGTTCCTTTTGTTGTGCAGTGTAACAGGAGCAGTGTCTGTTTGAATACAGCTTGCAGGCTGGTACTGATAACTGCAGAATTGTCAGGTGTGCCTCATGTGGA is a window encoding:
- the TMEM230 gene encoding transmembrane protein 230, whose amino-acid sequence is MMPSRTNLTAGIPSSKVKYSKLSSTDDGYIDLQFKKSPPKIPYKAIALAVVLFMIGTFLIIIGALLLAGYISKGGTDRAIPVLIIGILVFLPGFYHLRIAYYASKGYRGYSYDDIPDFDD